ATCGATTTCTTTTTTTATACGAGTTGAAAATACTTCCCAATTTTCAGCTTGTTTCGTAGTGTCTGCTTCTGCAATGAAATTCGTAATTTCTTTAATAGAGAACTTCATTAATTCAGATACTGCTTTAACACCAGCAGTATCTTGCATAGCCTTCCACATATTTTCAATCTTATCGCCTTCAAAAATCCCAAAATTCAATTCACGTAAATCTTTCCGTTGTTCAAATTTTAACTTTGATTGTCCACTATACTTTAGTACTAAGTTAGCAGTTTCAATTGCACGGCCACTATCACTACTATACGCATCAACAAAAGGTATATCTTGTAGTCCATTTCCTAAACCCTTCGCTATTTCAATGCCCTTCTCTACTAATGGAGAATCTGCCCAGCCTTGTACACGTTCACTAGTGTTTAACATTGTTTTTCCATGTCTAGTAATATATAAGGTAACGGTATTATCCTTGTTATTATTTGTTAAGTTCATATCTTTTTCCATATTCATCATTCATGTCTCTCCCTTTAGAGTAATCCATTGCTTGTAAAGTCACTGCTTCTTATCGACCAAAACTTAAAAATCTACTTCCTTTACTAACAACTATATTATAATTTTATCAAAATAGTTTCATACGTGGATAAAATATATAATTTTAGTTTCCATCAATTCATATTTTTTAAACGAAACAAAAAAGAACAGACCCTTATAATTACGAATCCATTCCTTTTCTATCTTTCATTTTTTATGCTGTTATCTTTTCTTCCTTTTTCATAACAACTGCAACATAACTATGCAGAATCATTCCTACAACAACTAAACTCATTCCAATCCATGATAATGATGATGGAAATGGAGCAGATAGCCAGATTAATTCTCCGAGTAATGCAAATAAAACTTCACCTGACTGCGTTGCTTCTACTGTTGCCAATTTCTGCGGATCATCCTTTACAAGATCTGTTGCAAAGAAAAATAATACAGTCGCAATTAAACCAGAACTAATTGCTACGATGAAGCATTGAAAAACTTGGTCACTTGATGGTAATCCATTTGTAGAAACCTCATAGCCTGATAACAAAAACCAAAATGGTAAACTTGCGAGTGTCATTCCAAGAACTCGTTGAAAAACATCTAACTCTCCTTTACATACTTGCATCATTTTTCGATTTCCAAGCGGGTAAGCAAATGCTGCTACAATTACGGGCACCACACATAAAACTGTTTCACGAATCCCTAAAGAAGAAGCATGTTCCACTTGCATAAGAAGCACACCTAATAATATGACAGCAGACATCATCAATTCTTTCATTGGAATTTTTTTATGTAGCGAATTTGTTGCAAATAATGGTGTTAATAAAATCCCTGCTATAATTGTAATTTGCCATGTTGAGGCAACGAGCCATCCTGGTCCAAATGCACCTGCGAAACTAAGTGGTGCGTAAAAAAGACCGAAGCCAACAATACTCCATAACAACCACTCTTTCGGATTACTTTTCATATATTGAAAGAGTTGCTTTAAATTCCCTCTATACATGACAATAATTAAAAGTAGTGGAACCATAAAGTAATATCGTAACGATGCACTCCAAATCCAGCTTCCGCCTTGTAAATCCATCGCACGGTTTAAAATAAATGTAAAGGCAAAGAAAAACGATGCCAATACCCCCGCTGCAATTGCTTTCATCCTAAAACCCCTTATACATTTTTTCTTCTACTATATAACAGAACACAATTAATTTAAAATAAATTTCATACTACAAGTGATATCTTTGTACATTTATCTAGAATCATATCGGTACAATTTCCGCAATCGACTTATATGAGCTTGATGATACCGATTATGATCAGCTATATGCCAGATTCCCCACCTAATCGTAGCAGTTTCACCATCTTCATAATATACTTCTCGTGTTAAGTCTGCTTCTGTTAACTTCATACATTCATCATAAAACATATTTTGAACATCTTCATAATCTCGCATGATTTCTCGCAAAGAACCTTTTGTTGTATTAGGTAATTCTCCTTTTTCATCAAGCATAGGACCATATTTTTCTTGTAATGATAGTGGAACTTGCGCACCTTTCAAGCGATACACCCAATGTTATTTTCATCATTAGAAGAACCTTTGTAATGTAGTTCTTCTTTCCCTACATCCTTTACTAATTCTCTTAATCTTTTGAATGTATCACTTACAGTAGCATATAACACTGCAACGTAAGGGTTCATATCCCTTTCTACATATAAATCTTTCACTGCAATTCTCCTATCCAACTCTTAATCCCTTCATTGATCTCATGTGCCTTTTCATGATGAATATAATGCTTTGTATTTGGAAATATAATCTGTTCCGTTCTTGAAGATATTTTTAACAGTTCATTCTGCGTTTTCTCCCAATTTTCATATCCATTATTTGTTGCGGAAAATTGCAATACTGGCAGAGTTCCTAGATCCCCTTGTTCTATTACCTTTTTACCATTTCTACTCATCCACTCTAATTCTTCTTTCATATTTCGATTATTTGTATTTTTAAGAGCCATTGAAATTTTAAGTTCTTGTAATTCTTTTGGTAAATTAGGGATATCTATAAATACGTTATCCATGATTCCAAACAATGATAACGTACGCAAGATGCCGATATTTTTAGCTGTATTCATTGTGTGCCAACTAACTTTCATACCTATATTCATTTCAAAATTCTGTGCGTATTCCGGACTAATTCCATCGATAAAAACTAATCCCTCAATTTCATTTGGATATAATTGTGCATAACGAATACTTTCTAATGCTCCCATTGAATGTCCTACTAATATAAAGGGAGGTTTCTCATCAGACTCTATTAATAATGCATGCAATTCGCTTACAACTGTATCAATATCCCTACTTCTCTCTGTTTTTTCACTGTATCCGTAGCCAGGTCGCTCATACACAACTACTCTATTTTCTTTTTCTAACTTATTATACAGTGGATAAAAATCTGCATACGGTGTAGTCGTTCCACTTCCTGCTGTCATGACTATCACTGGTTTATCCTCACGTTTTCCTGTTGCAAAAATGTGCATATCATGATTGTTAACTTCAATTATCTTACCAGGTACTTCCGTATAATTATTTACACAAATAGCTTGATACAGTACACTAGCAATAAAAACAATTAACGCAATAAACAAAACAATACGCTTCTTGTTTTTAAACATCAGATACTCCTTTTGGATATATTTTTAGAGAAATAAAACCATATGTTCGTCATCGCGATATATGCCATTTATTTTTAGTGCTCTTTTTTCTATCCCATACGTTGTAAAACCTATTGATTGATACAATTTTTTTGCTGCTTCATTATCTGAAACAACCCCTAAACTAATTTGCTCTATTTTTAGTTCTCTTGCCTTTTCAATTAACGCGCGAATTAAGCATTTTGCTAAGCCTTTCCCTCTACTTTGATGATCTACATACATGGCAACAAGATGCCCCTTATGCTTATATGCTGCTTTTTGTTCCGTTAGTAACGTTACTACACCCATTAGTTGATTCTCTTTATTAAAAGCACCGAATGTGTAACTAGTTTTTGAATTTAAATTTCGAACAACTTCCTCAACAGGGTTTTCTTTTTGCATCGCTTCTTCATAAGTTGTCACGAATGATTCTGGATTCATTTGTAGTGCTTGTAAGCGTAAGTTCCAATATTGTACTGCATCTGAGTCTGATAAAACTCGAATCATTTGTATGCATCCTCTCATCATTAAATTTCTAAACTTAATCCACTTTTGTTTACATAATAATATTATATGTTCAAAACTTTTTTATTAATAATTTCATATTCTTCTTTCAACATACTAAAACGATACCGATTAATAAATGCACCTTCTCGTAATCTATCATTTCTCATGATTCCTTCACAAACAAACCCAGCCTTTTCATAACTTTTTATCGCATTTATGTTATCCGCATCAACACGTAGCCACACTTTCTCTAGACCAAATTCATAAAATCCAATTTGTAACATGCTGTATAGCGCCGCAATACCATATCTTCGCCCCCAATATTCTTTGTTACCAATTGCAATTCCTAATTCAGCATTTTTATTCGTTGTATCAAAGTTTTT
This sequence is a window from Bacillus pseudomycoides DSM 12442. Protein-coding genes within it:
- a CDS encoding histidine phosphatase family protein, yielding MMNMEKDMNLTNNNKDNTVTLYITRHGKTMLNTSERVQGWADSPLVEKGIEIAKGLGNGLQDIPFVDAYSSDSGRAIETANLVLKYSGQSKLKFEQRKDLRELNFGIFEGDKIENMWKAMQDTAGVKAVSELMKFSIKEITNFIAEADTTKQAENWEVFSTRIKKEIDKISEDTAKNGGGNVLVVSHGLMITTLVEMLDSSKTKMGVENASVTKILYKDGAYKVESVGDMSYAEKGREIVEL
- a CDS encoding DMT family transporter, with the translated sequence MKAIAAGVLASFFFAFTFILNRAMDLQGGSWIWSASLRYYFMVPLLLIIVMYRGNLKQLFQYMKSNPKEWLLWSIVGFGLFYAPLSFAGAFGPGWLVASTWQITIIAGILLTPLFATNSLHKKIPMKELMMSAVILLGVLLMQVEHASSLGIRETVLCVVPVIVAAFAYPLGNRKMMQVCKGELDVFQRVLGMTLASLPFWFLLSGYEVSTNGLPSSDQVFQCFIVAISSGLIATVLFFFATDLVKDDPQKLATVEATQSGEVLFALLGELIWLSAPFPSSLSWIGMSLVVVGMILHSYVAVVMKKEEKITA
- a CDS encoding alpha/beta hydrolase, translating into MFKNKKRIVLFIALIVFIASVLYQAICVNNYTEVPGKIIEVNNHDMHIFATGKREDKPVIVMTAGSGTTTPYADFYPLYNKLEKENRVVVYERPGYGYSEKTERSRDIDTVVSELHALLIESDEKPPFILVGHSMGALESIRYAQLYPNEIEGLVFIDGISPEYAQNFEMNIGMKVSWHTMNTAKNIGILRTLSLFGIMDNVFIDIPNLPKELQELKISMALKNTNNRNMKEELEWMSRNGKKVIEQGDLGTLPVLQFSATNNGYENWEKTQNELLKISSRTEQIIFPNTKHYIHHEKAHEINEGIKSWIGELQ
- a CDS encoding GNAT family N-acetyltransferase — protein: MIRVLSDSDAVQYWNLRLQALQMNPESFVTTYEEAMQKENPVEEVVRNLNSKTSYTFGAFNKENQLMGVVTLLTEQKAAYKHKGHLVAMYVDHQSRGKGLAKCLIRALIEKARELKIEQISLGVVSDNEAAKKLYQSIGFTTYGIEKRALKINGIYRDDEHMVLFL
- a CDS encoding GNAT family N-acetyltransferase → MNVPIVQLRELSLEDIEDRYQWSLDKEVTKHLVIPNQYPPFTRDETKRWIEMCMSRENGYEQRAIVTRDGVHIGWVDLKNFDTTNKNAELGIAIGNKEYWGRRYGIAALYSMLQIGFYEFGLEKVWLRVDADNINAIKSYEKAGFVCEGIMRNDRLREGAFINRYRFSMLKEEYEIINKKVLNI